The Malus domestica chromosome 13, GDT2T_hap1 genome includes a window with the following:
- the LOC103430617 gene encoding probable peroxygenase 4, whose product MGSSSLSENNKQQGNNGGKFVPNEQDVLQRHVAFFDRNRDGIVYPWETFQGFRAIGCGILLSTTSAFLINAALSQKTRQGKFPSLLFPIEVKNIHKAKHGSDSGVYDTEGRFVPLKFEEIFAKHAHTHPNSLTSDELMGMLKTNRVPKDYAGWVAAYTEWKILYVLCKDKNGLLHKDTVRAVYDGTLFERMEKEKSDGDKKKDVV is encoded by the exons ATGGGTTCCTCTTCTCTGTCAGAAAACAATAAGCAGCAAG GGAATAATGGTGGGAAATTTGTACCCAACGAACAGGACGTTCTGCAGAGACATGTAGCCTTCTTTGACAGGAACCGCGATGGCATTGTTTATCCTTGGGAAACTTTTCAAG GTTTTCGTGCGATCGGGTGTGGCATTTTGTTGTCCACAACCAGTGCCTTTCTCATCAACGCTGCCCTCAGTCAAAAGACTCGCCAG GGAAAGTTTCCTTCTCTACTTTTCCCAATTGAAGTTAAAAATATCCATAAAGCAAAACATGGCAGTGACTCTGGTGTCTATGATACTGAAGGAAG GTTTGTTCCGTTGAAATTTGAAGAAATCTTTGCAAAGCATGCCCATACGCATCCAAATTCGTTGACATCAGATGAACTGATGGGCATGCTAAAGACTAATAGGGTTCCCAAGGATTATGCAGGATG GGTTGCTGCCTATACAGAATGGAAGATCTTATACGTTCTCTGCAAGGACAAGAATGGTTTGCTGCACAAAGATACCGTTAGAGCTGTTTACGACGGAACCTTGTTCGAACGCATGGAGAAGGAAAAATCCGACGGAGACAAAAAGAAAGA TGTTGTCTGA